In a genomic window of Myxococcales bacterium:
- a CDS encoding L,D-transpeptidase: MTRLGLCLALALLACGRGGRDAGPAAPDLALDAQPHVAPAPPPTEAAPTAPPPAAPAGPPVAAVDPGPPPPNAATLTKLAWPATTTSFVLRRDVAAYARPDVQSEPLGKITEGTRLPVGEAVDGDKRCKVWLAAAPRGWLCARAAKPSPKPPLAVALPIVPDGRLVPQDYYNVKKGAARYATEDAVRAGTALPEPKSKSTYMVTKDDTSIVDIDGVDYVKTSVGLVASTDLTKFRPSTFAGLDVVATPPPAWPFAWVYADDRKPVPARAAADKKAPATGTFEHRAIVPVLEEVGGFVRVADGQWIDRKSLRVARVRPRPAIAGAHAKWIDLDRDEQVMIAYEGDTPVFVTLVSSGRNKKDTPPAIYRIRSKSSLTRMSAEERESSHYEVSEVPWATRFRSGLYFHAAYWHDRFGHVNSHGCVNLSAQDARWVYDWTEPVMPAGWSEVEMPVDGSMVVRVYDAKTPDPAVFDYEQEAKERVKIRKREQRLKEARLAAEAAAAAAPPDGTPAGTPAPAVTPAP; encoded by the coding sequence ATGACTCGCCTGGGACTGTGCCTGGCGCTGGCGCTCCTGGCATGCGGTCGAGGCGGCCGCGACGCCGGACCCGCCGCGCCCGACCTCGCCCTCGACGCGCAACCGCACGTCGCGCCGGCGCCGCCCCCCACCGAAGCGGCGCCGACCGCGCCACCCCCGGCCGCCCCCGCTGGCCCCCCGGTCGCCGCCGTCGATCCGGGGCCGCCGCCACCGAACGCGGCGACGCTGACGAAGCTCGCCTGGCCGGCGACGACGACATCGTTCGTCCTGCGCCGCGACGTGGCCGCGTACGCGCGACCGGATGTGCAGTCGGAGCCGCTGGGCAAGATCACCGAGGGCACGCGGCTGCCGGTGGGCGAGGCGGTCGACGGCGACAAGCGCTGCAAGGTCTGGCTCGCCGCCGCGCCGCGCGGGTGGCTGTGCGCGCGCGCCGCCAAGCCGAGCCCCAAGCCGCCGCTGGCCGTCGCCCTGCCGATCGTCCCCGACGGGCGGCTCGTCCCGCAGGACTACTACAACGTCAAGAAGGGGGCCGCGCGCTACGCGACCGAAGACGCCGTGCGCGCCGGGACCGCGCTGCCCGAGCCCAAGTCCAAGTCGACGTACATGGTCACGAAGGACGACACGAGCATCGTCGACATCGACGGGGTCGACTACGTCAAGACCAGCGTCGGGCTGGTGGCATCGACCGACCTGACGAAGTTCCGTCCGTCGACGTTCGCGGGCCTCGACGTCGTCGCGACGCCGCCGCCGGCGTGGCCGTTCGCCTGGGTGTACGCGGACGACCGCAAGCCGGTGCCCGCGCGCGCGGCGGCGGACAAGAAGGCCCCGGCGACCGGGACGTTCGAACACCGCGCGATCGTGCCGGTGCTCGAGGAGGTCGGCGGGTTCGTCCGCGTCGCGGACGGGCAGTGGATCGATCGCAAGAGCCTCCGCGTCGCCCGCGTCCGGCCGCGGCCCGCGATCGCCGGCGCCCACGCGAAGTGGATCGACCTCGATCGCGACGAGCAGGTGATGATCGCGTACGAGGGGGACACGCCGGTGTTCGTGACGCTGGTCTCGTCGGGCCGAAACAAGAAGGACACGCCGCCCGCGATCTACCGGATCCGGTCCAAATCGTCGCTCACCAGGATGTCCGCCGAGGAGCGCGAGAGCTCCCACTACGAGGTGTCCGAGGTCCCGTGGGCGACGCGCTTCCGCTCGGGCCTCTACTTCCACGCGGCGTACTGGCACGACCGCTTCGGCCACGTGAACAGCCACGGCTGCGTGAACCTGTCGGCGCAGGACGCGAGGTGGGTCTACGACTGGACCGAGCCCGTCATGCCGGCCGGGTGGAGCGAGGTCGAGATGCCGGTGGACGGATCGATGGTCGTGCGCGTGTACGACGCCAAGACGCCCGATCCGGCGGTCTTCGACTACGAGCAGGAGGCCAAGGAGCGCGTGAAGATCCGGAAGCGCGAGCAGCGCCTCAAGGAGGCGCGGCTGGCCGCCGAGGCTGCCGCCGCCGCCGCGCCGCCCGATGGTACGCCCGCTGGTACGCCCGCGCCGGCGGTCACCCCTGCGCCGTAG
- a CDS encoding IgGFc-binding protein, with translation MVSACGPSSPADDDDDTPCAAGERRCDGTNLQTCSDGNFTTVETCPAACDPTLGCTVCVPNTGTCTGDVSHACRADGTGFIDVYCDPLQGMACGASGVCEGACSPQALGASYVGCDYWPTVTGNMVSSFYEFAVAVSNTTPAAAQVTIDGGALGAPITFAVPPMGTVVRKLPWVPALKLCNNIDVDLCRAPTLGARQTDGAYHLRSNAPVTVYQFNPLDYSLPGAPTNSYSNDASLLLPSNAWRDRYLVASYPVLTDGQVWWPSLLAVVAYQDGTEVTITTKSATPAQGGAPAFVADVPQSIILDSGDVLELAAIDGAGDLTGSSVTSTKPVEVFGGHYCAYVPGLPFGYCDHLEESMFPIDALSTRYVVVAPAVVTIPQGKEQMVRIVATEPNTTLTYDPPVAGAPTTIARGGDFVEIARNPASFAITASAKVLVAQYMEGSTVAGGTGDPSMSLAVPVEQYRSEYLFHAPTNYETNYIDIISESGSSVTLDGAPVTSFVPIGTSGFSVARVTPLGNGPLADGNHAISGSAPFGISVYGYGQDTSYWYPGGLDLDVIPIGRAAPPSAVTPPFAR, from the coding sequence GTGGTGTCCGCATGCGGGCCGTCGAGCCCGGCCGACGACGACGACGACACGCCGTGCGCCGCGGGCGAGCGTCGCTGCGACGGCACCAACCTCCAGACCTGCAGCGATGGCAACTTCACCACGGTGGAGACGTGCCCAGCCGCCTGCGACCCCACCCTCGGCTGCACGGTGTGCGTGCCCAACACCGGGACCTGCACCGGCGACGTGTCCCACGCCTGCCGCGCGGATGGCACCGGCTTCATCGACGTGTACTGCGACCCGCTGCAGGGGATGGCGTGCGGCGCCAGCGGCGTGTGCGAGGGCGCGTGCTCGCCGCAGGCGCTGGGTGCCAGCTACGTCGGCTGCGACTACTGGCCGACGGTCACTGGCAACATGGTGTCGTCGTTCTACGAGTTCGCGGTGGCGGTCTCGAACACGACCCCCGCCGCCGCCCAGGTCACCATCGACGGCGGCGCGCTGGGGGCGCCGATCACGTTCGCGGTGCCGCCGATGGGGACGGTCGTGCGGAAGCTGCCGTGGGTGCCAGCGCTCAAGCTGTGCAACAACATCGACGTCGACCTGTGTCGGGCGCCGACCCTGGGCGCGCGGCAGACCGACGGCGCGTACCACCTGCGCTCGAACGCGCCTGTCACCGTGTACCAGTTCAACCCGCTCGACTACTCGCTGCCGGGCGCGCCGACCAACTCGTACTCCAACGACGCCTCGCTCCTGCTCCCCAGCAACGCCTGGCGCGATCGCTACCTGGTCGCGAGCTACCCGGTGCTCACCGACGGCCAGGTGTGGTGGCCGAGCCTGCTCGCCGTGGTCGCCTACCAGGACGGGACCGAGGTCACGATCACCACCAAGTCCGCGACGCCGGCCCAGGGTGGCGCGCCGGCGTTCGTCGCCGACGTCCCGCAGTCGATCATCCTCGATTCCGGCGACGTGCTGGAGCTGGCCGCGATCGACGGTGCCGGCGACCTCACCGGCTCGAGCGTGACCTCGACCAAGCCGGTCGAGGTGTTCGGCGGTCACTACTGCGCGTACGTGCCGGGGTTGCCGTTCGGCTACTGCGATCATCTCGAGGAGTCGATGTTCCCGATCGACGCCCTGTCGACCCGCTACGTCGTGGTCGCGCCCGCGGTCGTGACCATCCCCCAGGGCAAGGAGCAGATGGTCCGCATCGTCGCCACCGAGCCCAACACCACGCTCACCTACGATCCGCCGGTGGCCGGCGCCCCGACGACGATCGCGCGCGGCGGCGACTTCGTCGAGATCGCGCGCAACCCGGCGAGCTTCGCGATCACCGCTTCGGCGAAGGTGCTCGTGGCGCAGTACATGGAGGGATCGACCGTGGCGGGCGGCACCGGCGATCCGTCGATGTCGCTGGCCGTGCCGGTCGAGCAGTACCGCTCCGAGTACCTGTTCCACGCACCGACCAACTACGAGACCAACTATATCGACATCATCAGCGAGAGCGGCAGCAGCGTTACGCTCGACGGTGCGCCGGTCACGAGCTTCGTGCCGATCGGGACCAGCGGCTTCTCGGTCGCGCGCGTCACCCCTCTCGGCAACGGGCCGCTCGCCGACGGCAACCACGCCATCAGCGGGAGCGCCCCGTTCGGGATCTCGGTCTACGGCTACGGCCAGGACACCAGCTACTGGTATCCGGGCGGGCTCGATCTCGACGTGATCCCCATCGGCCGCGCCGCGCCTCCAAGCGCCGTGACGCCGCCGTTCGCGCGGTGA
- a CDS encoding TonB-dependent receptor — MHRRTSALILAAALLAPGLALADVVTGNVLDGSTLKPVANVTLTINGAEVKVDRVGGFTLDVPPGPVTIAAAAPGFDPTTEDTIVPDGGISDYIVLLYRPGAALETVELEDTAPVPPPPGKQDIPRAQITRIPGARGDALTAVRSLPGVGNAVGGGSGPGLVVIRGAAPEDSRITIDGIEIPVLYHFFGLQSVLPSEFIANIEFLPGGFGPEEGRSTGGIINVVTRAEAAPNTTGFAELSFINLAGFVQTPLSKKRGVTLTVAARRSLIDFILPAVVGDSINFTTAPQYYDGQLRVDWRRGEGDRVSVLAMTSFDLLSLISKDFDPNEPEFAGGFDNETSFSKVIGQWSKSSGPWTNRLVGAVGTSGFRIEIGDDRYIKAKRYNAEVRDDLSWAPKRSLKVRAGGEIRVDPREIDVKFPQQPPEGQPPPSNFSTLPLVEQHLEFSNSVAGAYAAVDLRPDRKTTISGGLRLDYYDHLSATTVSPRLQLNRELDKQITVRAAGGLYTRNFEFAESVPDYVEPERAWQVVGGVDVKLSPELTASTSLFYTDRFDLLTVDPLLARTMPAQSYVNTGTGRSYGIEYLLKAQMKKFFGWIAYTYSRSDRVDMAGADRRLFDFDQTHNLIAVGSWKLGKWEIGARWQYATGQPETPVIGSVYLADANAYIARYGPVNSARIEDYHAADVRIDRKWKWDSFELSAYLDVTNVYAHARVLGYSYNFDFSKREPITELPFLPALGVRGSF; from the coding sequence ATGCACCGCCGTACCTCTGCGCTGATCCTGGCCGCCGCCCTCCTCGCCCCCGGCCTCGCGCTCGCCGACGTCGTCACCGGCAACGTGCTCGACGGCTCCACGCTCAAGCCGGTCGCCAACGTGACGCTGACGATCAACGGCGCCGAGGTCAAGGTCGACCGGGTCGGCGGCTTCACGCTCGACGTGCCGCCGGGGCCGGTCACGATCGCGGCGGCCGCGCCGGGCTTCGACCCGACCACCGAGGACACGATCGTCCCCGACGGCGGCATCAGCGACTACATCGTGCTCCTGTACCGGCCCGGCGCCGCGCTCGAGACCGTCGAGCTCGAGGACACCGCGCCGGTGCCGCCGCCCCCGGGCAAGCAGGACATCCCGCGCGCGCAGATCACCCGCATCCCCGGCGCCCGCGGCGACGCCCTGACCGCGGTCCGCAGCCTGCCCGGCGTCGGCAACGCCGTCGGCGGCGGCTCGGGCCCGGGCCTGGTCGTGATCCGCGGCGCCGCCCCCGAGGACTCGCGCATCACGATCGACGGCATCGAGATCCCGGTCCTCTATCACTTCTTCGGGCTGCAGAGCGTGCTGCCCTCGGAGTTCATCGCCAACATCGAGTTCCTGCCCGGCGGGTTCGGCCCCGAGGAGGGCCGCTCGACCGGCGGCATCATCAACGTCGTGACCCGGGCCGAGGCGGCGCCGAACACCACCGGCTTCGCCGAGCTGTCGTTCATCAACCTGGCCGGGTTCGTCCAGACCCCGCTGTCGAAGAAGCGCGGCGTGACCCTGACGGTCGCGGCCCGGCGGTCGCTGATCGACTTCATCCTGCCGGCGGTGGTCGGCGACAGCATCAACTTCACGACCGCGCCCCAGTACTACGACGGCCAGCTCCGGGTCGACTGGCGCCGGGGCGAGGGCGACCGCGTCAGCGTGCTGGCGATGACCAGCTTCGACCTGCTGTCGCTGATCTCCAAGGACTTCGACCCCAACGAGCCCGAGTTCGCGGGCGGCTTCGACAACGAGACCAGCTTCAGCAAGGTGATCGGCCAGTGGAGCAAGTCGTCCGGCCCGTGGACCAACCGTCTGGTCGGCGCGGTCGGCACCAGCGGCTTCCGCATCGAGATCGGCGACGACCGCTACATCAAGGCCAAGCGCTACAACGCCGAGGTCCGCGACGACCTGAGCTGGGCGCCGAAGCGCTCGCTCAAGGTGCGCGCCGGCGGTGAGATCCGGGTCGACCCGCGCGAGATCGACGTCAAGTTCCCGCAGCAGCCGCCGGAGGGTCAGCCGCCGCCGTCGAACTTCTCGACCTTGCCGCTGGTCGAGCAGCACCTCGAGTTCAGCAACAGCGTCGCCGGCGCCTACGCCGCGGTCGACCTGCGGCCCGATCGCAAGACGACGATCAGCGGCGGCCTGCGCCTCGACTACTACGACCACCTGAGCGCGACCACGGTCAGCCCGCGCCTGCAGCTCAACCGCGAGCTCGACAAGCAGATCACCGTGCGCGCCGCCGGCGGCCTCTACACCCGCAACTTCGAGTTCGCCGAGAGCGTGCCCGACTACGTCGAGCCCGAGCGGGCCTGGCAGGTCGTCGGCGGCGTCGACGTCAAGCTGTCGCCGGAGCTGACCGCCTCGACCTCGCTGTTCTACACCGACCGCTTCGACCTGCTGACGGTCGACCCGCTGCTGGCGCGCACGATGCCGGCGCAGTCGTACGTCAACACCGGCACCGGCCGCTCGTACGGGATCGAGTACCTGCTCAAGGCCCAGATGAAGAAGTTCTTCGGCTGGATCGCCTACACCTACTCGCGCTCTGACCGCGTCGACATGGCCGGCGCCGACCGCCGGCTGTTCGACTTCGACCAGACCCACAACCTGATCGCGGTCGGCAGCTGGAAGCTCGGCAAGTGGGAGATCGGCGCGCGCTGGCAGTACGCCACCGGCCAGCCCGAGACCCCGGTCATCGGCTCGGTCTACCTCGCCGACGCCAACGCCTACATCGCCCGCTACGGCCCGGTCAACTCGGCCCGGATCGAGGACTACCACGCGGCCGACGTGCGCATCGATCGCAAGTGGAAGTGGGACAGCTTCGAGCTGTCGGCCTACCTCGACGTGACCAACGTCTACGCCCACGCCCGGGTCCTCGGCTACAGCTACAACTTCGACTTCAGCAAGCGCGAGCCGATCACCGAGCTGCCGTTCCTGCCGGCGCTGGGCGTGCGCGGCAGCTTCTGA
- a CDS encoding class I SAM-dependent methyltransferase, giving the protein MIRAAAKGAVQWGFGWAPGGPHAYRWLTRSYLGTYASHVDKLARVWPGYATLWRDRCGLALDGARLLVLDGGETPFVALAAYLLTGRGGVIANHAPMLDRYLDRARAGALAAAWPDALIPAARRRLVDGLRWETSVDAALAAVGATVHTGVTTALPAATASVDLCHSGGALEHYAADDLDPVIAELARVVRPGGVISHVVDHRDHLHHADRRLPFLAHLALPDPLYRGVAGHALGFHNRLSPTEVHARFVAAGLRPIALRRLIYDGADRRWVDDEADALVGAPGLAPRWLAPRFRALSAADLRTAAAHYLFRR; this is encoded by the coding sequence GTGATCCGCGCCGCGGCCAAGGGCGCGGTGCAGTGGGGCTTCGGCTGGGCGCCGGGCGGGCCCCACGCCTATCGCTGGCTGACCCGCAGCTACCTGGGCACGTACGCCAGCCACGTCGACAAGCTCGCGCGGGTGTGGCCCGGCTACGCGACCTTGTGGCGCGACCGCTGCGGGCTCGCGCTCGACGGCGCGCGCCTGCTGGTGCTCGACGGCGGCGAGACCCCGTTCGTCGCGCTGGCGGCGTACCTGCTCACCGGCCGCGGCGGCGTGATCGCCAACCACGCCCCGATGCTCGACCGCTACCTCGACCGCGCGCGCGCGGGCGCGCTGGCCGCGGCCTGGCCCGACGCGCTGATCCCGGCGGCGCGGCGCCGCCTCGTCGACGGCCTGCGCTGGGAGACCTCGGTCGACGCGGCGCTGGCCGCGGTCGGCGCGACCGTCCACACCGGCGTCACCACCGCGCTGCCAGCGGCGACCGCCTCGGTCGATCTGTGCCACTCCGGCGGCGCGCTCGAGCACTACGCCGCCGACGACCTCGACCCGGTCATCGCCGAGCTGGCGCGGGTGGTGCGGCCGGGCGGCGTGATCTCGCACGTCGTCGATCACCGCGATCACCTGCACCACGCCGATCGGCGGCTGCCGTTCCTGGCCCACCTCGCGCTGCCCGACCCGCTCTACCGCGGCGTCGCCGGCCACGCCCTCGGCTTCCACAACCGGCTGTCGCCGACCGAGGTCCACGCCCGCTTCGTCGCCGCCGGCCTGCGGCCGATCGCGCTGCGCCGGCTCATCTACGACGGCGCCGACCGCCGCTGGGTCGACGATGAGGCCGACGCCCTCGTCGGCGCGCCGGGGCTGGCGCCGCGCTGGCTGGCGCCCCGCTTCCGCGCGCTGTCCGCGGCCGACCTGCGCACCGCTGCGGCGCACTACCTGTTCCGGCGCTGA
- a CDS encoding VanW family protein, translating into MLPRTVRVELARLRRLPGFVIEHRAMARPGPAAGAIVLARHASPLRRGTTVVDERLQRGKEANVALAAARIDGCRLEPGAVFSYHHAVGWPTRLRGFRFGLELHAGEMAAGVGGGACQVANLLYYLALCGAQNVVERHRHSLDLFPDDGRTVPFGCGATVFYNWADLRVANPLDQAVSIHLTIADGELRGELRVARDPGLAVRIYEVDHRFVRDAAGVVWRENQLRRCIRDAAGELLIDQEIARNRARVAYAVDEARLAPAAVSSARVGATP; encoded by the coding sequence ATGCTGCCGCGCACCGTCCGCGTCGAGCTCGCCCGGCTGCGGCGCCTGCCCGGGTTCGTGATCGAGCATCGGGCCATGGCTCGGCCTGGGCCCGCCGCCGGCGCGATCGTGCTGGCGCGGCACGCGTCGCCGCTCCGGCGCGGCACGACGGTCGTCGACGAGCGGCTGCAGCGCGGCAAGGAGGCCAACGTCGCGCTGGCCGCGGCGCGCATCGACGGCTGCCGGCTCGAGCCCGGCGCGGTGTTCTCGTACCACCACGCCGTCGGCTGGCCGACCCGGCTGCGCGGCTTCCGTTTCGGCCTCGAGCTGCACGCCGGCGAGATGGCCGCCGGCGTCGGCGGCGGCGCGTGCCAGGTCGCGAACCTGCTCTACTACCTGGCGCTGTGCGGGGCGCAGAACGTGGTCGAGCGCCACCGCCACAGCCTCGATCTGTTCCCCGACGACGGGCGCACCGTGCCGTTCGGGTGCGGCGCGACCGTGTTCTACAACTGGGCCGATCTGCGCGTCGCCAATCCGCTCGACCAGGCCGTGTCGATCCACCTGACGATCGCGGACGGCGAGCTGCGCGGCGAGCTGCGCGTGGCCCGCGATCCCGGCCTCGCCGTCCGGATCTACGAGGTCGATCACCGGTTCGTGCGCGACGCCGCCGGCGTGGTCTGGCGCGAGAACCAGCTCCGGCGCTGCATCCGCGACGCCGCCGGTGAGCTGCTGATCGATCAGGAGATCGCGCGCAACCGGGCGCGGGTGGCGTACGCCGTCGACGAGGCGCGCCTGGCGCCGGCGGCCGTGTCGTCCGCGCGCGTGGGAGCCACGCCGTGA
- a CDS encoding type II secretion system protein GspG, with translation MLRTVVVPVLVLLATSSCGNGGAPSPASSAKRAIALTQAQTLAREAYPQWAVRNVSADCPDLAELAEYVNRGTVDPWGRPYVIRCGAARPAGVEGIGVSSAGPDGKDDTDDDVRSW, from the coding sequence GTGCTGCGCACTGTCGTGGTCCCGGTCCTGGTCCTGCTCGCGACCTCGAGCTGCGGCAACGGCGGCGCGCCGAGCCCGGCGTCATCGGCCAAGCGCGCGATCGCGCTCACGCAGGCCCAGACGCTCGCGCGCGAGGCCTATCCGCAGTGGGCGGTGCGGAACGTCAGCGCCGACTGCCCGGACCTCGCCGAGCTCGCCGAGTACGTCAACCGCGGGACCGTGGACCCCTGGGGCCGACCCTACGTGATCCGCTGCGGCGCGGCGCGACCCGCCGGCGTCGAGGGCATCGGCGTCTCGTCGGCTGGGCCCGACGGCAAGGACGACACCGACGACGACGTCCGGTCGTGGTGA
- the crtY gene encoding lycopene beta-cyclase CrtY, which translates to MTERHDIVIVGGGLQAALLALAVRAQAPSTRLAIVERGAALGGNHTWCFHTTDVSARMARWLAPLVAHRWDGHDVAFPSHARTLAGGYAAIPSDRVDAVVRATGATVYIGAHATEVGPRQVTLADGRTLTAPWVIDARGPDRADGVGGFQKFVGLELALAAPHGLTRPILMDACVPQVDGYRFMYVLPLAPDRLLVEDTYFSERAYLDVEAIAAEVRAYADARGWRGAVVRTETGVLPLPWQCAVVAPRPGLITAGYQGGWFHPVTGYSLPIAARLAEAIADGLAAGDVLARVDALADQHGAQLAFACRLVWMMFRWFPPAQRRGVLEHFYRLPEDTIARFYALTLSRRDRTRVFLRRPPPGLSWRALVAGGVAPEAR; encoded by the coding sequence GTGACCGAGCGCCACGACATCGTCATCGTCGGCGGGGGCCTGCAGGCCGCCCTGCTGGCCCTGGCCGTGCGTGCACAGGCGCCGTCGACCCGCCTGGCGATCGTCGAGCGTGGCGCGGCGCTGGGTGGCAACCACACCTGGTGCTTCCACACGACCGACGTCTCGGCGCGCATGGCGCGGTGGCTCGCGCCGCTGGTGGCCCACCGCTGGGACGGCCACGACGTCGCGTTCCCCAGCCACGCGCGGACGCTCGCCGGCGGCTACGCCGCGATCCCCAGCGACCGCGTCGACGCCGTCGTGCGGGCCACCGGCGCCACCGTATATATAGGTGCGCACGCGACCGAGGTCGGGCCGCGGCAGGTGACCCTGGCGGACGGCCGCACGCTGACGGCGCCGTGGGTGATCGACGCCCGCGGGCCCGATCGGGCCGACGGCGTCGGCGGGTTCCAGAAGTTCGTCGGGCTCGAGCTCGCGCTCGCCGCGCCGCACGGGCTGACGCGGCCGATCCTGATGGACGCGTGCGTGCCCCAGGTCGACGGCTACCGGTTCATGTACGTGCTGCCGCTGGCGCCCGACCGGCTGCTGGTCGAGGACACCTACTTCAGCGAGCGCGCGTACCTCGACGTCGAGGCGATCGCCGCCGAGGTCCGGGCCTACGCCGACGCCCGCGGTTGGCGCGGCGCGGTCGTGCGCACCGAGACCGGCGTGCTGCCGCTGCCGTGGCAGTGCGCGGTCGTCGCGCCCCGCCCAGGCCTGATCACCGCTGGCTACCAGGGCGGCTGGTTCCACCCGGTCACCGGCTACTCGCTGCCGATCGCCGCGCGGCTGGCCGAGGCCATCGCCGACGGCCTCGCGGCCGGCGACGTGCTCGCGCGGGTCGACGCGCTGGCCGACCAGCACGGCGCCCAGCTGGCCTTCGCGTGCCGGCTGGTGTGGATGATGTTCCGCTGGTTCCCGCCGGCGCAGCGCCGCGGGGTGCTCGAGCACTTCTACCGCTTGCCCGAGGACACGATCGCGCGGTTCTACGCGCTCACGCTGTCGCGGCGCGATCGCACCCGCGTGTTCCTGCGTCGGCCCCCGCCCGGGCTGTCGTGGCGGGCGCTGGTCGCGGGCGGCGTCGCTCCGGAGGCCCGATGA
- a CDS encoding polyprenyl synthetase family protein produces the protein MTLIAPRPALTPSLADALDRTWDADQLDPDVPRALWDAALCEPLAEFARRPSKELRALVCELGWVLGGGTAPMPPAVALVIDGLHTGSLIIDDIEDGALQRRGAPAFHVLHGDGTAINAANWLYFWALERLGELPLDAAAQLHVHRRAIAVLMTCHQGQALDLRARVDRVDASKLASVCAAITRGKTAALVGLAMELAALAAGAEVAHAATVAELGQSLGTALQQLDDLGSLSRARRAKGHEDLRGRRVTWPWAWLPEVVDPLTLARLQHRVRAVGPATTELDDLADELHALVIAHGRRRIRAEVEAGLARAHEIHGDHPALRAAAALIARMEESYV, from the coding sequence ATGACCCTGATCGCCCCACGGCCCGCGCTGACGCCGTCGCTGGCCGACGCGCTCGACCGCACCTGGGACGCCGACCAGCTCGACCCCGACGTGCCGAGGGCGCTGTGGGACGCGGCCTTGTGCGAGCCGCTGGCCGAGTTCGCGCGCCGTCCGTCCAAGGAGCTGCGGGCGCTGGTGTGCGAGCTCGGCTGGGTGCTCGGCGGCGGGACCGCGCCGATGCCGCCGGCGGTGGCGCTGGTCATCGACGGCCTGCACACCGGGTCGCTCATCATCGACGACATCGAGGACGGCGCGCTCCAGCGCCGCGGCGCGCCGGCGTTCCACGTGCTGCACGGCGACGGCACCGCGATCAACGCCGCCAACTGGCTCTACTTCTGGGCGCTCGAGCGGCTCGGCGAGCTGCCGCTCGACGCCGCCGCCCAGCTGCACGTGCACCGCCGCGCGATCGCCGTGCTGATGACCTGCCACCAGGGCCAGGCCCTCGATCTGCGCGCGCGGGTCGATCGGGTCGACGCGAGCAAGCTGGCGTCGGTGTGCGCGGCGATCACCCGCGGCAAGACCGCGGCGCTGGTCGGGCTGGCGATGGAGCTCGCCGCGCTGGCGGCCGGCGCCGAGGTCGCCCACGCCGCGACCGTCGCCGAGCTGGGCCAGTCCCTCGGCACCGCGCTGCAGCAGCTCGACGATCTCGGCAGCCTCAGCCGGGCCCGGCGGGCCAAGGGCCACGAGGATCTGCGCGGCCGCCGCGTGACCTGGCCGTGGGCGTGGCTGCCCGAGGTCGTCGACCCGCTGACGCTGGCGCGGCTGCAGCACCGGGTCCGCGCGGTCGGCCCCGCCACCACCGAGCTCGACGACCTCGCCGACGAGCTGCACGCGCTGGTGATCGCGCACGGCCGGCGGCGGATCCGCGCCGAGGTCGAGGCCGGCCTGGCCCGCGCCCACGAGATCCACGGCGACCACCCGGCGCTCCGCGCCGCCGCCGCGCTGATCGCCCGCATGGAGGAGAGCTATGTCTGA